catgcatccATAAAGACACTTTCactcactcgcacacacacacacactcttacaagTTGTTCTTGAGCCAGTCGAAGTAACCCCTGACCGCCCTCTTCCCCACATCGAATTCAAACGGCCAAGCTATAAAGCTGAGACATCCGTGGAAGCCGTCCTCGTAGTGGTCGCTGGTGACCGTGACGCCTGCGTCCTGCAAACGGCGCGCGTACATGAGGCCGTCATCCCTCAACACGTCATTCTCGCAAGTTAGGATGTATGCCCGAGGGCATTTAGCCAAAACCTCTGGTCCTGCTAACAACGGTGCTGCCCTCACATCCAGCAGCCCCGGCACCGCCTTCAGTACCCCCTCTGAACCCTTTTCCACAATCACAGGCTTGTAGCTCTTCTTGTGTTTTGGGGACAGGAGGACGGTCCAGTCTAGTCGCGCCCTCAGCTCTGGGGTGATTTTTGAGTGGTGCAAGGAGCTGTGATTGTTTGCCATAAACTGGGACTCCAAGTTGAGGTCAGCGCCGAGGTACTGCAGCCAGAAGCGGACCATTAGGGTCCGATAGAGGATGGGTATGTATTGGTTCTGCAAGTAGGAGGGGGTGTTGAAATCCAGAGCTTGGAGCACGGGGTAGATCAACGCCTGGACGCTGAATTTCACACTCATAGTGTCATCTGTTGAAATCTgggagatatatatataaaaaaaaatgttacactgTTACACACATTTCTCCAGGAGATGACTTTTACTGTACCTCCTGAGAGACTGCAGCAGCCAGGTTCCCTCCAGCACTGTCACCTGCCACAGCCACACGCTCCGGGTCGACTGCATACCTGGCCAGAACCTCTGGGGACAAGAAGTGCTTGGCAGCAGCAAGGCAGTCTAAATACGGCACCGGGAAGTGCACCTCTGGATACAGACGATACCTACACAGACATTGGTTATAAATGAAAATTTATTGTAGGGTTTGAGCCACCAATTTTTTCACATAAAGATCAAAAATATTTATATCACCCGAGGCTCTGAAGGGAGCCgcgttttttaaaaagtttacaCAACCGTATCAGCGGTTGGTTTGCGTCGCTATGAGCGGAACAATGTTGAAACAGAAGACTGAGAAGCACTTACTCAACCGCGACCACGACAGTGTTGAGTTCGTCGGACAACATCCGGTTGATCGCATCATACGATCCCTTCTCTGAAAAAGTGAGAGGAACACGAAGGGAAAGTTAAAGTTGAGTTACCCATTTACTTGAAGGTTTATTGATAGATAACTGCACAGACTCCTCTTTATGAAATCTGGATAAATCATTTCCCTTAAAGGCAAATAAATCTAACATCTTACGTTcaatattataattaaaaatacgATCAAATCTACATAATAAAGAGACATAGCTCAGAAAACTTTAATTTTTCCAAGTGAATTCAGGTGTAACAACACAATTAAAGACAGAAACCATATGCATGTTGTGCTACCAACACTAGCACCTGAATGTCTGTACTCACTGGCACTACCAAGGGCCCATCCTCCCCCGTGCAAAAACATCAACCCTCTCCTCAGATGGCCCTCTCCTCCAGCCGGGGGCTCGTAAACGCGAACCGGGATGCCGGCGAAAGTGATGTCGCTGACTTTCACTCCGGGCATGACCCCCGCACCGGACTCAGACCTCTTCACCATGCCATCAAAGCCATCCATGGACTGCCTGATTGACGTGATGTAATGGTCAAAGCCCAGCCAGGCCTTCAAAGAAGCCTGAagacagagaaggagggggggtaGTGGAggagtaaataaaaaacaagcctGGTTTCTTAGATGAAGAGCGATAACAGCGGGTAGAAGAAAGGAAttcaagaggagaaaaaaaaatgcattcatctTTTGGCAGAGACATGAGACACCGCTGTCTCACCCGGTCACCTCTGTCCTCCTGCTCTTTATCTTACTCTGTCTCCTCCCCGCAAAACATCTCTGACTGTCTCAATAGTTCAACCAAggacagcagacacagcagcttgGCACAGTGGGAGCGGGAACCAGCCAGCTAAACTCGACAGACAAGTTGGCATTCTTTTATAATAACATTAGTCTTTTATTGTTCCCTCAAGAAGTTTTGGATTTCAGTTAGAGACGCACGATCCAACGTTTTCTCTCCTGACACAGATTCCAATACCAAAACTTTTCCCCCCAAACTTAAAATCTGTTTagatcatccatccattatctgtaaccactttgAGCTCTACGAGGTCATGGTGAGGCTGGAgccagctgacttagggcgagaggcagggtacaccctggacgaGTCGCCAGCTCAGATAACTATACCAACcaaactcacattcacacttacgGCCACTTTAGAGTCTCCAATGAActtattaagtgcatgtctttggactgaaGCTGGAGAGAACCCAATAAAGAACCCAGCTGAGGTTCAGGCCAGCTgtgtgctaaccactgcacccatttttttttttacatcactgcAAGCAAATCATTCATCAGTCACGAGTCGGTGACCTGCCATGACCACACAGGAAACGCTACATTTCAGAACGATGTTGACACAGTTGATACCTGATCCGCTGAAAGGGGAATTTCACCGATTTTACACaccaaagtctgtttacaggtcttTGGGAGGACAACTGTATCTGTGAAGAGCTTGTACAAAACCACAGGGAGCTGTGTGACGAATTGCCTCGATTGATGTCATCGACGGTTAGagctgaagactacaagtttgGGAATGAAATAAATCTGGGGGGTGTGGATTTTACAAAAAGAAGTGAGCTCATCTCTGCTTCAGGCCAGCGGCTCGAGACTACATTAGCAATTACTAGTATGACACACTCATCTacaagttgcattgtgggtagtgTAGGCACCTGTACATATAACCCCCAAGTCTGACAGTGTTAGTACAACGCtaaatcaataaagtttctttggagatattttattttttacttagcTACTGTGCAATCagtatttttaatcaaataagaGCCACGAATATATTGCTTCACATTTATCAcacttttaacacatttaatccaaaatatttaaacacaatgGCAGAAAAGTCTAGTAGCACTTAATCTacaatggattttttttccacttcattcctaaaaaaagagaaaagatattattaaatattaatagaCTTGCACAAACAGTATTATTTGCTTTGGAGCGAACCAGACTTACTAGACTAACACCATTACTCTTCACCTAAAGAGACAAATAGAACAAAGTTGAGGGTGAACTGGTTCATGGAGTGCAaactcaaggtgcttttacataACACATCTCATCCACACGTTTACACACAGTCTCCTGATTAATGGACAAACCTGGCTGAGCTCAGAGGGTCAAAGTCCTCCATATTTATTGTCctcacacaaaataaactccCCGGGCCTTGCAGCAGATTAGCACCATAACAGACAGTGTGACGGTTTTGAAATCAAACTGTCCGTACGCTGAAAAAGCTCTTTCACAAAGTTTGGACATTTCATCATTCGGTTACTAAAGAGCATGAAGCATGAAAGGACTGTCAGATGCATGACAAGCACATGATGTAGAGACAGATCAGGACACAGTGTgcctcagatttatttatttctttttttgacttttctgtCTGATAAGTAttgtaataactgtaataactgtaataattaCACTATTACATCAGCTGTGGCTGCAGAACAGGCAAAACAACATGcacagagggaaggagggaaggctTTTGTAAAGATCAGATCATGATCACAGGTATATTTGCACACCTGCTGCATCTGTTTTTCATGCAGTCATGCAGCACATGTATCAGGATTTATccccaaatatatatatatgaaaaaaaattcTTACCAGGTGCATGGTTGCACGGAATCCAgcatccatcatcatcaactTCCACGGCTCCTGGATGGCATCAGGCAGCGGGATGTAAACATAATAGGCGAACGCCACCGTTAATAAGCCGGTAACAACAACCGGGAGCAGCCTCATCTTGTACCTGTCAGTGTCTCCCCTGATCTGAGCTGGATGCAGCTGATCCTCTCTGATATGTCAGTGGTGGGACTGGAGGAGGGCCAGTACACAGCTGGTACTAGAAATTACTTAGTGGCACAGATAAGGATGAAGACTTCCGTTGGaaatcttcaaaataaaatctttattgACGTCCCTTTTACACTGAACCTGTTATTACCTGatcaattaactaattaactgaTTGAAAGGCTGcaatcaaatatttaacatcTGGATCTGTTCACAGCATATATGTCGTTTTGAATGAAGCCCTTAGTCACATcactttacatttattaattttgttttgctggtataaataatataatcatgaTAAATGTATTTTGGAATTGGTATCATGATGTTCAGCCTGAAACCTAATTTtgtctttagaaaaaaaaaagacacgatccacgcttttattttgaagacagacaaacaacagggCATCTGGGAAATGAAGTTTTCTGTAGCAGTTGTTGGCGTCATTGTATTACATGTGTGTGGCCACGCAGAGGCACAACAGAGCTGCATACTGCAACTACTGGAATAAGAAGAAGGTTGGCTGGGAGGACTTCTTTATTAATGTTCTGAAAATGcagatttaatctttttttgctttgctttattttgaaaaaaatgatgaaaccTGTGGAGTTCATCTTCTGTTTCTAATGTCAGAAGTACAAAATGATTGTAAAAAAAGGGGCCTACTTTTTTAGTCTCACCAAaccagtttaaaaaatgtgagaTTAAGATTAAGAGGTAAATGTTCTCTTACATAACGGCGTTAGATTTAGAAGTGCAATCTCAAAGCTCAGAGTGCCTTTATGTCAGTGATGGCACAGGGGCAAGAAAAgtgtggaaaaagacaaaaagtgtAACTGAAATCAAAGTTTAAACACAGCATAATTTATTAACTTATTAATTATTACAATGTTGCAGAACAAAGCGTTGTCTTGCAGACTGTTAGTTGTGATTTTAGGGGGAAACTTATGTCACTGTACGCCTGCTAATGTGTTTTCCTCACTGAGTTTTGATGCCTTTTATGTGTAGACATCAATACTGGGCTGAAGTCTTACTGAAATAGATTACTGAGTGCAAGTTGTTGGAGAAAGATCAGACCCATCATGACCGTTCACAGGCTATAGATCCCTCTACCTCCTTACCTTTCTGTTGTTCCAGCTGTTTTTATATAAAGGATGTCCACCCACCAAGCAGAGCTGATTTGACGCTGCTGGAAAATCTTTGGAGTAATTGGAATTGATCGCAGCGATAATTCAACATGATCTTTTGGTATCGCTTGTATTTAATCGAAGTACAGAAAAGAATCAGAAGGAAAACATCAGGGAGGAAAGTGTCATGCAACAAAAAGTTCCCAGCCAAATTCAAACCGAGAACATTGCAATTACACGGTATGCATCGTGGACTACAAACGCAGCAGTGATACCCCGTGACTGACTTTCAATATTGGTCTGAATCCatgtcacagtcacagaaagCCACAAAGCAGCACAGTACAGCCAACAGTGCCACGACTGACAGTGCAGACAGGGCAAAAAGTCTCcgtgtcactctctctctctctctctgggctaTTTATTGCTTTATGTCTTCCCACGGTTTAACTTTTAAATGGACACTGTCTGTCCCTGGTGGCCTTGTGtgagaatgtaaacaaacatcagagcCGATGAGGATCTGACCCCAGCAGTGGGCTGGTTTTTCCAAAACACAGGAGCCAGACCACCGGACCATGTCAGATTAGCCTCTTAGAAAGATCTGAATGGGGTTCTCATGAGAAGATATGAAATGTCATTTACTCGAAATCATGATTAGTAACatttttgtatattattatattttaaaaattgtcAATTTATTTGAACGATTGCCCTATTGACTTTGCAGTTAATGTGCCCTGCAAGAAGTACTGCATAATGACCCTGTACACCAACTACAAATGGCTTTCGAGACTTTAAGAAATAGTTATTAGGAATTAGACTTATATACATTATTTCCAAGAGTTAGCTGAGAAGTTCAACACCACTCTCCTGTGTATCCGTCCTTTCATGGAGTAAGGCAAGTGTAgcatagcataaagactgggaacAGCAGAACATCcgaagctcactaattaactcATTGGTGTCCTGTTTAATTACTACATGCCAAAAACCGACGTGTTAAAAATGGTAAGTTGTGGTTTCATGGACTGTTTTAATGGCCCGAAACCAGTTGCCAGGTAACCAGCGGAGACTCCAGAGGAGTTACTGGTTTCAGCCAAGAAATAATCTGGCGCATAAACCCCTATCAGTTTAACACTTAGGGGGGGGACTGAACATATGACATTTAACGTGTTAAGTGGCGAGCTTTAAAGGtgctacattttgtttttggacaTAGCCAGGctagccgtttttttttttttttcaatttgctTCCAGTCGTTACGCTAAGATAAACTAATCTCCTCCCGACTCCAGCTCCAGACATAGGGAAAATGAAACAAGATGTTTTCTGCTATTTAAACTTAATCTGAACGCAGCTGCCGTTCTTCATCGTgcacaaaaaactacaaactttatttatttatttatttttttgcagccaTCTTGAAACCCTAAATCCTTCAGTGGGTCAGTGTTTCACACTCCAAATATCACAGACGCAGATGCCATCTCGCTCTCTTTCCAAAAAAGCCGTCTGGACGAGAGCGTCAGCAGAAAGTTTAAATTGTAAACGTTAAtgtgatatatgtgtgtgtgtgtgtgtgtgtgtgtgtgtgtgtgtggtgtaaagAGTATGCATTAAAATTCCCTCTTCCTgcacccccctccctctttcctctccctcctgtgtGTTGGTCTGGCGTCTCCCTCCAGTCTGTGGTATGGAGGGCAGAGAAGGGGGCCTCTCTTGTGTCACTGACTGGAATTACACTTATGGTCATTTAACATGACTAAGTGCATGAGGCAGAAATGGAGGTTTTCCATTTCACGCGGTGCTGCCTCCTCTTGGTTcagcctctttctttttttttttcaaacactgtcTTTACATGTTTTGGAGCATGAAATAATGGGTATGGTAAGAACGAACTGCTGTGCATCTAGTATTGTGAAAGCCTTCAATGAACCAGAGGAGGACTTAGAAGATGCAAAAGATGTCAGTAACCTGCTGCGAGTAGAAATTCAAAAAGGAGAGAGCTAATTAGCactgatgaaaagaaaatgcatgagtttttttgtcatttaggtCAAAAGCACAGCTTGGTCCATTAACTAGAGACTCAGACACTTTTGCACAGATAATTTATGTAATGTTGTCAGCTGATGTGCATGTAAAATCAGGAACGTTCTCCTTGAATATGTGTGGGATTTGCTGATAAGGGCATGAACCGAACCCATACATGTGCAGGATTTAGGCCTGTGCTTCTGTTCGTGTGCAGCATCAACGACAGTgtgtcacagagacacagaggagaagataAGACTTCCCCTCCGGTGCACTTCCAGAAATGTCAGCTGGGGAAAAAGTGGAGAATCGTTACAACTTCCTAACAGGATCCTTTTCTGCAGGTGAGGCTAAACCTGCCACGAGCTAACATGAGGGTAAAGTAATATTTCACTTAAAATCTAATATGGAATGAATTCAGgctgaacacagacactgttCAAGCTGATTGGAGTCTTTACATACGCGCATACTGCAATTTATTGCAATTTTGAGGTACGAGTATTTACCTGAGCATTCAGTATTGTAGTCTTACTACTTTCTTGACAGTTATAGTTATGAGTaactttaaatatgaatattttatctcCAAATATGAATCAATTTTTCtagattttttcttcttttttcccccctgaaaGCTCAACATACAGCACTGGCAGCAGCcattcaacaacaaaatgagCAGTATGTGTATTGCCACCTAACATACATTcgttgtgtctctgtgttagAGTTCATAGAGT
This DNA window, taken from Larimichthys crocea isolate SSNF chromosome XXIV, L_crocea_2.0, whole genome shotgun sequence, encodes the following:
- the nceh1a gene encoding neutral cholesterol ester hydrolase 1a; translated protein: MRLLPVVVTGLLTVAFAYYVYIPLPDAIQEPWKLMMMDAGFRATMHLASLKAWLGFDHYITSIRQSMDGFDGMVKRSESGAGVMPGVKVSDITFAGIPVRVYEPPAGGEGHLRRGLMFLHGGGWALGSAKKGSYDAINRMLSDELNTVVVAVEYRLYPEVHFPVPYLDCLAAAKHFLSPEVLARYAVDPERVAVAGDSAGGNLAAAVSQEISTDDTMSVKFSVQALIYPVLQALDFNTPSYLQNQYIPILYRTLMVRFWLQYLGADLNLESQFMANNHSSLHHSKITPELRARLDWTVLLSPKHKKSYKPVIVEKGSEGVLKAVPGLLDVRAAPLLAGPEVLAKCPRAYILTCENDVLRDDGLMYARRLQDAGVTVTSDHYEDGFHGCLSFIAWPFEFDVGKRAVRGYFDWLKNNL